In Ictalurus punctatus breed USDA103 chromosome 18, Coco_2.0, whole genome shotgun sequence, the genomic stretch AGGGAACTCATACAGGGAAGGAACCCTGGACCCTGGCACTGGTTCCTAGTCATCCTCAAGCATGAAATTTAGCTTCACGCTTTGCATCGTTCCTTTACAAACCCTTAAAACTCACGTCAGTTCGAAAATCGGTTTCAAATACGACCCAACTCCaagaaatattaaaactgaATATCCCCCCCCCCGATGGCATGATTCAAACTCACTGGAACAGCTGGAATATATTCCCAAAGTATTAAACAGGGTAGGGTCAAACATATCCTCTCCAGAGATGTTTCTCACATCCTCATGGTCATGGCGAGAATTTCTTTGATCTGTGATTACTCTTGCGAAActtcaaatgtttatttttttgccatgaGATTATAATTTTACGCCGATGTGAACTATTTTTATAACATGTACATCCGAGAtttttatttgggggggggatatgtactgtatgtatgtattatgtatCCAGCATGTGGTTTGTTATACGTGCAGTCGGTGTGTTGGATCTAGAGCCCGTTTCTGGCTGTCTTTAGTCTAGTGCAGTTCTGTCGATCTTCATCTCCACCTGAATAAAGGCATTTTAGAAGCATTCTGATGTGGAGCGCATCCTGATGTGGAGCTCTAGTCTGCGTCTAACCAAGACAAAGCAGCTACAACAGCGGGTGCTGCCCTGGGCAGCAATGTAGCTTTTTATCTTATGGAGAACTGAGTGCTGTGAGAGAaaaatgtgagtgagtgagagagtgagatgaAGCACACTATTTATTCTGCgtgttttgagagagagagatagagagagaaacagatagatagagagagagacagatagatagatagagagaggtgtgtgtggggcttACGCCATCATCTAGTCACTGCAGCGCTCCGATTTTCTGCAGCATGCCTTCCAGTTTTCCACTTCTGGCAAGCCCTTCCACGTCGCTTCCTCCTCCGATACACGCCTCACCTATAAACACGCGCGGCACCTGCGCACCACAATAACAACACCGTACAAGACAATTAGTTCCAGACACCTGCAACAGCTGGCTCACGTTTAGCCGAAAATGACACTTGCACTATATCTCTCTTACCCCACACATACTCGACCagccaaaacatttttttttctcgtgtGTTGATGTTTGCTTCTAGTTTTCCACCAATGCTGATTTAGTTAACAAATAAGTGAGGCATGTAGCCTACAGCTTAGCACGGTGCAAATTCATTATACACTGGCCTCGAACCACATCGAGTCGTATCTTAAACAGTTTCGCTTGTGACACTGCCGatatacacacttttattttattctgttgtAAGGCAACAGACAGAACCACAACACAGAGCCAAAAACCATATCGAACGATTTTCTTTCTCAGCAAATTTGCAGTTTAAagataaatacaattttaagtaAATACTAATTCAgtactaattattattttcttccaaCTTGATttgttggagtttttttttttttttaattttatgtgaACTTACTGTTTGCTATCTCTAAAACCGTTTACTTatcgtttatttaaaacattgtgacaaaagaaagaacgactcgCATCAGGAGGTTAGGTGAACCGACGGATATCGCCTGAAGACCAGCTAAGCTATTAATcgatcatttctgtttctcataaatCCGCCTTGGCtacattagcctatagtttatttctTATTCCAAATGGGATCAACATTTGcataagtactagatgtgtttgggaatttaacatgtaacattttaattatattctgctgaaatgaaccaAATGACTCAGAACAAAAAAGATTGGTTCATTTTAGCTGAAAGAGACTCAAAGATccaagtcagtaaaatgatccgaacttccaaTCACTAATTCGGATAGAGCTAGATTGGATCGACCGAGGTGTTTACGTGAAGGTTTTTCAATCTGTCCGACTATTAATCCGATTACTAACGGATTATTTGGTCGCATGTAAACGTACATGATCTGCAGAAAACATGCCACACTGAAAAGCAACACCTCTGAGGTCGCTgtctatttaataaaaaataaataaataaataaatcaaaataaataaaaggagtaGGGGTTAACAGAGGATTTAAGATTTAAATGCTGAAGTGAAGGTAATCCACTGCTGCACTTTACTCCTTTGAGCTCTGcaatgattttgtttttctttcaagggGCGTGGCCTGTTCACGGGCATAAATGAGTCATCGATTTTCCTAagaaaaagtttaaaaacacgtttaaaaatgttcataaaTGGTTTTTACTGCTAAAGTTTCTGAGAGCAGAGATGTTTAAAATGCCTCAGTACACTGGACAAAAGCCCTAGTAAAGAACAGCTCAGAAACCACTCACAGTCCTAGCGCCTGTAATCTGCTGTAAATAATCCTGAATGGCGTCCATGTTGTCTCGACCGCTGATGTCGATGAACTCTACATGTCCGGATTTGAAGCTGTATTTGGACAGCACATCTTTGGCGAGCACACAGTAAGGGCACGATGGTTTCAGAAACACAACCACTTTGTCTCCTTTAATTTGGGCTTTGACAAACTCCTGAGCCATGGTTGTGTATCAGTCACACTGCAGCTGGACCGCACGGTTTCTCTCAAGTTAAAACAGCACTGTGTCCCAAATAGCAGTACATGTAGTGCACTAGTAGGATGTGAGCCTGTCTTTCATGCGCACTCTTTTTATGTAAAGGGCACGGAGTGATTTGGGACCCAGCCTTGATGCCTAAGGAGTGAATATATATTGGTACTTCCTCTTCACTGCTCACTGTTGCTTGgtgatgaaataaataaataaataaaccacagggAGTGCTGTTATAACATTttcgttatatatatatatatatatatatatatatatatatatatatatatctcacagcGTTGTttaatactcgattctgattggttgacaACATATAAAGATGATTATACCGCAGTGCTGTttaatactcgattctgattggttgacaacattaaaaaatgattataccacagcgctgtttaaTACTCGATTCTAATTGGTtgacaacataaaaaaaattattataccacagcgttgTTTAATACTTGACTCTGATTGGTtgacaacataaaaaaaaatgattatacCGCAACGCTGTttaatgctcgattctgattggttgacgGACGTTTGGTGAGGTGTGCAGTTATTTTCAGCTAGAATAGTTCCTTTTCttctatgttttattattttttttaatgtttacatttttatacattgttcttttttttacacagtattTATTAATAACGGTTCTACATTCCTGTAATAACAGTTCTACATTCCTGCTTTGgcaatactgtacatgtatacggtcatgccaataaagcttgTTGAATTGAAAAGTAGTTCCAGGAAGGTGTTGACCGCATTATAGTTCCACATCACTTCGCCGTGTTAACTGAAATAACAGAAATGTTAGGCTAactgtccaccacagcacacagagctaacaacaaacaaaacaatagaaaattTTGcctgattgattaattaattgggcgcacggtggcatagtggttagcaagttcgcctcacacctccagggtcggagtttcgattcccaccggggccctgtgtgtgtggagtttgcatgttctccccgtgctgcgggggtttcctctgggtactccggtttcctcccccagtccaaagacgtgcatggtaggctgattggcatgtccaaagtgtccacagtgtatgaatgggtgtgtaaatgtgtatgtgattgtgccctgcaatggattggcacctggtccagggtgtacctcgccttgtgccccatgctccctgggatagtctccaggtttccccgtgaccctgaaaaggataagccgtatagaagatggatgaatggatggatgattcattaattcattcatttatttctctctctctctctctctctctaataactgcaCATCAATGACTCAAGTCTCTGTTATTAGCGCTAAACTGATATTTCAGAATGACCAAAGGAGGCTTGATATGGGATGCATAATAAATCAGTCCCACACACAAGagcgttttaaggacaaaaCCCTGACAAAAGTGTGGTTGCATTACGCATTACCACCtcaggtgtgtgttatttttctaataacTCAACGGCCCTGTCATGATTTATTCTTTAAAGAAGGATGCTTCATACTTTTGCttatagttccatttaatgTCCAAAacggaatgtccatgaaacaactcggttcctgttctcgcttacgtccTAGCAGAAATAGTCAGgctttcactttctcttgacattaataagaaaaataaggacagcttgtcatgttactgagaaaccacaaagcttGCTTAACTTTCCAGCttgacctctgactgttacaaagcaatgacactggagactccttccaacaaTATTAAAGAAACATCTCCTTAACCAAGTTGTTTATTGTGGTTCTTTGGGGAATTGACTGACAGTTCTCGTACTTACAGCTCTGCCTGTGAATTTAAATGTGACACCCCTATAAAATTAATCACTGACGATTTCACTTTGTATTTCTGATGTGAGTTGAGGAGAAATGGACAGCCTAATAACAAAGTAATAGCCAGAGGGAAGAAATTGGATATGAAAATATGAATATCTGGGATGATGCTGCCAGTGTCCATATCAGCCATTATATTTCAgtagaaatgaaaacaatggCATATGATTTTACGCAGCTGCTTTAGACCAGCTCTGTGGACCGGCGTATCAGCCAAATCAACTGTGACCATTTTAAGTAGTTGCTAGGAATACTAGTGCAGGACAGGTCCTACTGATTTGAAATGAGTTAAAATCCTAAAAACGTGAGAAGACCACAGTGAATTCGatactaacttttttttttgctttcgtTGACTTGATTTTCAACTCGAGACATTTCAAATGCTGAATGCTTCCCCCACACATTTTATTCCTCCCCTGTTCACCTTCTCCCCTATTGCTGTTAGTTTTATGAAACGACATCCATTTAATAACGTCAGTTTCATCAATTAACGTTGCCATTTAATCGAGCTGTGAAATAAATAGCCGGGGACGTGCCAATACGTCTCCGCAGAACTCGTTCGCATCAGAACGAATTCTTCTCTCTTCATGTGATGAAATAATGAGGTCaaaatctgcattttttttacaaGCACAGTAAAGTGATGGAGACCTGAGATGAAAAGGTCAGCATGAGCAAGTGGTCGCAGTCCCTGGTCCCTCTAAGCTGGGCGTGTGCAATCGTACACTTCTGATGATGCTCccatgcaggaaaaaaaaaaaatctgtgcaGAAAACCGACAACACAAAAGTGCTAGTTGGAGTAAGTGGTTGCGTTTACACgcacatcaaattccgtttATGGTTTATATATCTAAGGCTGAAGTCATATCCCGAATATGATATTTATCTCCTTTCAGTGAAATTTCTGTTTGCATGGAACAGATTtccgattaaaacaggcatattccaggagTGGGAATCGGAATTTGGAGAATccgaatattgtcttaatctgaatcgggcaatcCGATTGCAGcatttacatgactcaatactaaaCAGAATATTGCCAAGTTCCGATTAATATTGTAATACTGaggtgcatgtaaacgtagccaTTGACAGATGACTGAAGTGTAGTTTGGACCAGCCACAGGTGCACTCAACTTTCAGAACACCGTTGTGTTTTTCAAATTTGGTAAAATTCCAAACAGGAATCAATGTCAAACAGTCCTGCTACAACCACAAATAATGCTAGCCAACTACATTAGCCGTGGTGTATTTCTGCTCAACTGGCAGAACGGTAtgcctaaaagaaaaaaaaaaaaatcccactacTGGGTCCCGATCATCTTATTTCAAAAGTATTTCAATATTTCTACTGTAGAATGAGTACGGTCAGCTGATTTTTCATAACAAAAGCGAATCGGATTTCTGAAATTTTCGAATAAAGCGAGTACATGTATAGCATCTTTAGTTAAACCCTTTCTGTTGGTATTTTATCCAGTTATAAAACGACATATCCTTTACTGCAAATATTTTAATTCATACGCAGCATCTTTGAGATGTCCTTCATTAGACTCATTGCATCTGTTTCTCAAATTTCTTCTTCAATAAACTATTATAGTAGCACTTTATCATATTTTCATATAATCAAACAGTGACCACTCTGTTATAACAAATATTACAACTTCCTTGCAATAAGTGCAGTTTTTAAAAAGCCTAGATGTTCATTAAGACATCTGTCAAAATACaggacaaaaatataaaatacaggaCAAGGAAGACGCAGCAATATTTTTGCCAAGTTCACATTTTATTGAACTCATGTAATGCATTTCTTAGATGAACATGTTGGAAATATTAACATTCTTAGTAAACCCCATCCCACTTTTAAATCCTAAGAGGTTGTATGATTTCTTTCCaacaattttattattattattattatttttgcatgttTCAATTTGTGCCTTAACCAGCACTTAGTATCCCTTCCCTCTCTCAATGGTTAGTGtcaaacacacatttaatgGTCTCTTCTTAAACACAACCAATTTCAAGTTGAAGTATGAATGTGATAAAGGATTTGATCTCTCTGCATAAACCAGCCTAAGAGTGGAGTCGGTATGTTCACTGACGGGACACCGTTGTGGAGAAACACGCACTGGGGCTTAGACTAACGGAGGGAGGAGTGTGGGTGAAAGTCGGGGAGATAAAGAGCTGCTCGACTCCACTAATTAATCATTACACACGTTTGGCTTTGTCTTCAGTCCTGCAGTTCTGGACCGCAAGAttaatgtaaatgaaagaaTAAGCGTCCAGGAATAAATCGGGTAGGAGGAATGCGTATTTAATCGACATGCCCCCCAACCATCTCTGATTCAGAACAGACAGCGACAGAGCAAAAAAATACTGAACGGGATTTATTCGTTTGTGCATCCAATCATACTCAATACTCCTTATTCTTAACAGAATTCACAATACTACATTCTGGGCTAATTGCTGCACAGTTTAACCCAAACCCGATTCTTTTCCACACATGCTAGTGTAAGAATACTCAGAAATAAGAGCGTCTGTAGAATCGTCTCTCATTATCCACTAAGACTTTGCATATATATCTGTAGTGatcaatttttaattttttttttttttttaatcacatccGACGGCATGAGAAAGTGGCACGTGCACTTCCCTGTCAGACAGAATCTGCATTTTTCGCATAAAAGCATGAATGGAACATAATGATTCATGATGCTAGCATTTTCTTTAAGGAAAATAACTCATTGCGTATCATCGTACAGATATGAGCTGAACCAATAGATGCAGTTTATTTCAAAATCAAAACAATAGATTTTTTTGGTTTCCCAAAATATATTCGAACAAAGGCTTTGTAAACAAAGTTTCCCTTAAACCTTAAGCATCTttagttggttttttttttttttttttttgcccctcaGCTGTATTTCATGAAAATAAAGACTTGCGTTTATATCGGATCACCATACAGGATTTGCTTATGTCAAAAGTAAGTCTGCAAAATtctcctgctggaaaaaaaaaagaaaaaaaaaagcctaaacAAAAACAGCATGCTAGTCATTACTTATAAATAACTATTCTTTGAAACTTGTGGAATAATTAGGAATAATACATTTGAAACTGTAATATTAGGTATGGCTCTGGTAGTTCTGCCTCCTCCCCCACCCCACtgaaaacagaaccttgtgttCTTGTGTTTGTCTGGTGCTGtggagagaacacacacacacactcgcgcacacacacacacacactcgccatCCTCATCATTCAAAGTTAAGAACATGTAACATTGAGCCAGGTTGATCACCAATGCTCTGGTGGTTCAAAAGGCTATAGCagctttttttggttttcattttctattttttttcctcatttatgTTCTTTTATCCAGATTTCCAACCCCAACTGTCACAGGCtcaccccctcccctccccccatgaaacaaaaacagtatttctctctcactcttcttGATCGCTCTTGCACACACCCGCACAACATCTCAAAAGCAAACACTGATGATCCGTCGctattttcttttgcttcatgAATGTGAGCTGctacacgcacacaaacacacgcacagacacacatacatacggagggaggagaagaaaaaaaaaaaacaaaaaaaaaaaaccacccatCACACACCTTCCACGGATGTGTGTCTGAACTTTGTCACTAGGTCACAGTCGTTTCTTCTGCTCCGGGCCCCTGGAGCACGGTCGGACTCCACATCCTCGTGTGTAAACGAACACGTTAAGGCACCATTTGCACGGTGAGCGAGAATACTGCTGCTGCTCAAGGCAGGGTCCCAAGAGGAAGGGAATCTTATGGCTCCTGGCTCCATGCTCCCCTTTGCCATGTACCCTCTTTATttatatctttctttcttcttttttttttattatttttttttttttaaatacgcaCTGGCTCAGCTGCCCCTGTGCAAAGGCTTCAG encodes the following:
- the glrx gene encoding glutaredoxin-1, producing the protein MAQEFVKAQIKGDKVVVFLKPSCPYCVLAKDVLSKYSFKSGHVEFIDISGRDNMDAIQDYLQQITGARTVPRVFIGEACIGGGSDVEGLARSGKLEGMLQKIGALQ